A single window of Nocardia sp. NBC_01327 DNA harbors:
- a CDS encoding nitrilase-related carbon-nitrogen hydrolase gives MTRVAAAQLAAGTDVADNLDACLRMIDAAAAENAELVVLPEFCNHLSWYTDRAHAHRMACRPGDSFLAPIAERAAQHRIYLKIGVTLAGAYGRTTGTGLLFGPDGSVLGQSDKQILMGAENDHLDPGLFDSPIIDTPIGRIGMYACMEGVTCEVARSLAVRGAQLLLNSLNSFATDEASLHIPVRAAENKVWVVAANKVGPLLPAQQLPAIAARLGVPPDRLHGAGESQIVAPDGSTLARAPATGEALAIADIDIDLADDKRRPDGTDILAARRPRLYTPLLAEPSLRQAPAGADTLRVAAVLPDLDVIAETVSDGAELLVLPEASTLSAAQVIAALRGTSAHAVLTVREGGAQHGLLVGAAGIAGRQPQLHRTGRHPWLTDTGSRLEIFELPWGRVALAVGDDALFPETFRLAAIQDADVVAVAHSPVESWESRLGLPERSAENRLNVVAAGLDPQGGLVAAVYALSPDFTLWTAWSGPFTGVISHPEITTAAAGATRVHALVRPAQAVNRNVSKGTDLVGGRPRPALAALTREPATLTTQPELP, from the coding sequence ATGACCAGAGTCGCGGCCGCACAACTCGCCGCGGGCACCGATGTCGCGGACAACCTCGACGCCTGCCTTCGCATGATCGATGCCGCTGCGGCGGAGAACGCGGAACTGGTGGTATTGCCCGAGTTCTGTAATCACCTATCGTGGTACACCGACCGCGCCCACGCGCACCGAATGGCCTGCCGCCCCGGCGACTCATTCCTGGCCCCTATCGCCGAACGCGCCGCGCAGCATCGGATCTACCTCAAGATCGGCGTGACCCTCGCCGGCGCGTACGGTCGCACCACCGGAACCGGTCTGCTGTTCGGACCCGACGGCTCAGTACTGGGGCAGTCGGACAAGCAGATTCTGATGGGCGCGGAGAACGACCATCTCGATCCCGGCCTGTTCGATTCACCGATCATCGACACCCCGATCGGACGCATCGGCATGTACGCCTGCATGGAGGGCGTGACCTGCGAGGTGGCGCGCTCACTGGCCGTGCGCGGTGCGCAACTGCTGCTCAACAGTCTCAATTCGTTCGCGACAGATGAAGCGAGCCTGCACATTCCGGTCCGCGCCGCGGAGAACAAGGTGTGGGTGGTGGCCGCCAACAAGGTCGGTCCGCTGCTCCCGGCGCAGCAGCTGCCCGCCATCGCGGCGCGGCTGGGCGTCCCGCCGGATCGGCTGCACGGCGCGGGTGAGAGCCAGATCGTCGCGCCGGACGGCAGCACGCTGGCCAGGGCTCCGGCCACCGGCGAGGCGCTGGCGATTGCCGATATCGACATCGACCTGGCCGATGACAAACGCCGGCCGGACGGCACCGACATCCTCGCCGCCAGACGGCCGCGGCTCTACACACCGCTGCTCGCTGAACCGTCGCTCCGGCAAGCGCCGGCGGGCGCGGACACACTGCGTGTCGCCGCCGTCCTCCCCGATCTCGATGTGATCGCCGAGACAGTCTCGGACGGTGCGGAATTGCTGGTGCTTCCGGAAGCGTCGACGCTGTCCGCCGCCCAGGTGATCGCCGCCCTGCGGGGCACCTCCGCGCACGCTGTGCTCACCGTCCGCGAGGGCGGCGCACAGCACGGACTACTGGTCGGCGCCGCCGGCATTGCCGGACGCCAGCCGCAGCTGCACCGCACCGGCCGGCACCCCTGGCTCACCGACACCGGCTCTCGGCTGGAGATCTTCGAATTGCCCTGGGGCCGAGTGGCGCTCGCGGTCGGCGACGATGCGCTGTTCCCGGAGACCTTCCGGCTGGCCGCGATCCAGGACGCCGATGTCGTCGCGGTCGCGCACTCCCCCGTCGAATCGTGGGAGTCGCGCCTCGGCCTGCCGGAGCGATCCGCGGAGAACCGCCTCAATGTGGTTGCCGCCGGACTGGATCCGCAGGGCGGCCTGGTGGCCGCCGTCTACGCGCTGAGTCCCGATTTCACCCTCTGGACCGCCTGGAGCGGCCCCTTCACCGGCGTCATCAGCCACCCCGAGATCACCACCGCCGCTGCCGGAGCGACCCGGGTGCACGCACTGGTCCGTCCGGCGCAGGCCGTGAACCGCAATGTATCCAAGGGCACCGACCTGGTCGGCGGACGGCCGCGCCCCGCGCTCGCCGCCCTCACCCGGGAGCCCGCCACCCTGACCACCCAACCGGAGCTGCCATGA
- a CDS encoding neocarzinostatin apoprotein domain-containing protein, which translates to MRTFVCGCAALAFAGWTVIAPAAADPAAALHVSATGDLAEAQRITVGGTGFQAGLAAVAVGMCKQGFTNGLKDCDLDGGATFVNIGSDGTFKTLTLTVRPHFNGIDCTHQQCVIAAAPLPGTEPAAVIAANSASVPVTFAGSQLPAPTPAPATTTAAAAAAGTGGPSAVLWSVTAGLLVIVAGTAFADRRRL; encoded by the coding sequence ATGCGTACATTTGTGTGCGGCTGCGCCGCGCTCGCATTCGCGGGATGGACCGTGATCGCCCCGGCCGCCGCCGACCCCGCCGCCGCACTGCACGTCAGCGCCACCGGTGACCTTGCCGAGGCGCAGCGAATCACAGTGGGAGGCACCGGTTTCCAGGCCGGGCTGGCGGCCGTGGCGGTAGGCATGTGTAAGCAGGGCTTCACCAATGGTCTGAAGGACTGCGACCTCGACGGCGGAGCGACCTTCGTGAATATCGGCTCCGACGGCACCTTCAAGACCCTGACGCTCACTGTGCGACCGCATTTCAACGGCATCGACTGTACGCATCAGCAGTGCGTCATCGCCGCCGCACCACTGCCCGGCACCGAACCGGCCGCCGTCATCGCCGCCAATTCGGCGTCGGTGCCGGTGACCTTCGCGGGCTCGCAGTTGCCGGCCCCCACCCCGGCTCCGGCAACCACCACCGCCGCGGCTGCTGCCGCCGGCACCGGCGGCCCCTCCGCGGTGCTGTGGTCGGTGACCGCGGGGCTGCTCGTCATCGTCGCCGGAACGGCCTTCGCCGATCGGCGGCGGCTCTAG
- a CDS encoding neocarzinostatin apoprotein domain-containing protein, which yields MFRILLRSSAVLSGLATVALIGGAPAQAASVQLSRSGGVGAGQSITVSVSGLAPGLASVAVGQCKSQISGPNDCNLGGSILGNADGSGTWQADSHSITLVGSIGGVDCTSAPGACTISVTSLTDPTNILASIPLTFG from the coding sequence ATGTTTCGAATCCTCTTACGATCCAGTGCCGTGCTCTCGGGCCTGGCGACCGTCGCACTGATCGGCGGCGCGCCGGCACAGGCGGCCTCGGTACAACTGAGCCGATCCGGTGGCGTAGGCGCCGGGCAATCCATCACCGTCTCGGTGAGCGGCTTGGCTCCCGGTCTCGCCTCCGTCGCTGTGGGCCAGTGCAAATCGCAGATTTCCGGACCCAACGACTGCAACCTCGGCGGCTCGATCCTGGGCAATGCCGACGGCTCCGGCACCTGGCAGGCAGACAGTCACTCCATCACCCTGGTGGGCTCGATCGGCGGCGTCGACTGTACGTCGGCACCGGGCGCCTGCACCATCTCCGTCACCAGCCTGACCGACCCCACCAATATCCTCGCGTCCATCCCCCTGACCTTCGGCTGA
- a CDS encoding neocarzinostatin apoprotein domain-containing protein: MRSNIFRGVAGAAVTAAALLATSAPAGAAPVLHPTPTGDVTVGQSITVALDGLPPNLPTVAIGQCKPQITSPADCNLGGSLLGGADAQGIWKPGARGAVVTLVASVGGIDCTSAPGACTLAVTSLTNPADILASVPLTFTKPGASHENAGATADSSSSDSTVVGVIIAIVVVVVLSVILAAVVLRRRRRPR, encoded by the coding sequence ATGAGAAGCAACATCTTTCGAGGTGTCGCGGGCGCGGCGGTCACGGCCGCCGCGCTGCTCGCGACCAGTGCCCCGGCCGGTGCGGCCCCCGTCCTGCACCCGACCCCCACCGGCGACGTCACCGTGGGTCAATCGATCACCGTGGCGTTGGACGGCCTGCCGCCCAATCTTCCCACCGTCGCCATCGGCCAATGCAAGCCCCAGATCACCAGCCCCGCCGACTGCAACCTGGGCGGTTCGCTCCTGGGCGGCGCTGACGCGCAGGGCATCTGGAAACCCGGTGCTCGAGGAGCGGTGGTGACCCTCGTGGCCTCCGTCGGTGGCATCGACTGCACTTCCGCCCCCGGAGCCTGCACCCTGGCGGTCACCAGCCTGACGAACCCCGCCGATATTCTGGCGTCGGTCCCGCTGACGTTCACCAAACCCGGCGCATCGCACGAAAATGCCGGCGCCACAGCCGACTCGAGCTCCTCCGATTCGACGGTCGTCGGAGTGATCATCGCGATCGTCGTCGTGGTGGTCCTTTCGGTCATTCTGGCTGCGGTGGTCCTCCGTCGCCGCCGTAGGCCCCGATGA
- a CDS encoding aldehyde dehydrogenase family protein, with translation MRITRENPARPREIVGSVPIMPPGAVDVIVRESDRRFREWSAWPLPDRLAKLSEAADGLDAERSELAALLARETGKPIADCRGELSFAATYLRWICRRAATVYSDIRIDDAQGRLTLAARPYGVVTAITPWNAPIILSLLKVGPALAAGNTVILKPSPLAPLTVTRVAELFPVTTVVHGGAELVHALIAHPLVGKVAFTGGDVAGRSIAAAAGQAITPVVLELGGNDPAVFLDDFALTPDDYDRLVLASFATAGQVCMAAKRLYVPHRRADEFTEAYLEAAQRILTVGDPLDEAVTMGPVVTRDAADRVSALIADARARGGRILPLADVPESSGYFVAPILALDLPDSAPLVNTEQFGPAVPLLTYRDEFEALSRANDSALGLAASVWSADESRAFDFAARIEAGFTFINTHNRTGMSLRAPFGGIKSSGYGREYAEEGLLEYTRTTVIHSPAVFRAGGAGMSARAYPTETAVIGAYGGDGGPPQPE, from the coding sequence GTGAGGATCACCCGGGAGAACCCGGCCCGCCCGCGGGAGATAGTCGGATCGGTGCCGATCATGCCACCGGGCGCGGTGGATGTCATTGTGCGCGAATCCGATCGCCGATTCCGAGAATGGTCGGCCTGGCCACTGCCGGACCGGCTGGCGAAGCTGTCGGAAGCGGCGGACGGGCTGGATGCCGAGCGCTCCGAGCTGGCCGCCCTGCTGGCACGCGAGACCGGTAAGCCCATTGCCGACTGCCGTGGCGAACTATCCTTCGCCGCAACCTATCTGCGCTGGATCTGCCGACGAGCGGCCACCGTGTACAGCGATATCCGTATCGACGACGCGCAAGGGCGCCTCACCCTCGCCGCACGCCCGTATGGTGTCGTCACGGCGATCACGCCCTGGAATGCACCGATCATTCTCTCCTTACTCAAGGTGGGCCCGGCCCTCGCTGCGGGAAACACGGTGATACTCAAGCCGTCTCCCCTCGCTCCACTCACGGTCACCAGGGTGGCCGAACTCTTCCCGGTGACCACGGTGGTGCACGGTGGCGCGGAGCTGGTGCATGCCCTCATCGCCCATCCCCTGGTCGGCAAGGTCGCCTTCACCGGAGGCGATGTGGCCGGCCGCAGCATCGCGGCTGCCGCCGGACAGGCGATCACGCCCGTCGTCCTGGAATTGGGCGGTAATGACCCGGCCGTGTTCCTCGACGACTTCGCCTTGACCCCGGACGATTACGACCGCCTCGTCCTCGCGTCCTTCGCCACCGCGGGTCAGGTATGTATGGCCGCCAAACGCCTCTACGTGCCCCACCGTCGTGCGGATGAGTTCACCGAGGCGTATCTCGAAGCCGCACAGCGCATTCTGACGGTGGGCGATCCACTGGACGAAGCGGTCACCATGGGCCCGGTGGTCACCCGGGACGCGGCCGACCGCGTCTCCGCACTCATCGCGGATGCCCGAGCCCGCGGCGGCCGCATCCTCCCGCTGGCGGACGTACCCGAATCATCGGGATACTTCGTCGCCCCGATCCTGGCGCTCGATCTGCCCGACAGTGCGCCGCTGGTGAACACCGAACAATTCGGCCCGGCGGTCCCACTTCTGACCTACCGCGATGAATTCGAAGCCCTTTCTCGTGCCAACGATTCCGCGCTGGGGCTGGCGGCCTCGGTCTGGTCGGCCGACGAATCCCGGGCCTTCGACTTCGCTGCCCGGATCGAAGCGGGATTCACCTTCATCAATACCCACAACCGGACCGGGATGTCGCTGCGCGCGCCGTTCGGCGGAATCAAATCCAGTGGCTACGGACGCGAATACGCCGAAGAGGGGCTCCTCGAATACACCAGGACCACCGTAATTCACTCCCCTGCCGTCTTCCGGGCGGGCGGCGCCGGCATGTCCGCCCGCGCCTATCCCACCGAGACCGCCGTCATCGGGGCCTACGGCGGCGACGGAGGACCACCGCAGCCAGAATGA